A portion of the Nyctibius grandis isolate bNycGra1 chromosome 31, bNycGra1.pri, whole genome shotgun sequence genome contains these proteins:
- the LOC137674868 gene encoding ectoderm-neural cortex protein 1-like, with amino-acid sequence MSVSSHENRKSRSSSGSMNIHLFHKPGHADSLLTHLNLLRKRHLFTDVVLRAGNRAFHCHRAVLASCSRYFDAMFSGGLKESRDAEVNFHDSLHPEVLELLLDYAYSARVLINEENAESLLEAGDMLQFQDIRDASADFLEKNLYPGNCLNMLLLSDAHCCERLLELSWRMALANFTSLCKTEDFLRLPKDKLLELVESEELEVEDETLVYEAVIGWIRYDLPRRHEVLPELLRSVRLALLPESYLRKQVACEKLVTSHKLGEEIVADAVRCKMKILQNDGLVTGCCARPRKVSQALLLLGGQTFMCDKIYMLDHKTREIIPRADIPSPRKECSACAIGCKVYITGGKGSENGASKDVWVYDTLHDEWAKAAPMLVARFGHGSAELDHCLYVVGGHTAVSGAFPASPSVSLKQVEHYDPQLDKWSLVAPLREGVSNAAVVGAKMKLFVFGGTSANQEKLPKVQCFDPCQNRWTVPASCPQPWRYTAAAVVGSHIIVIGGDTEFSASSAYRFHSDTSQWSKFGDVTAKRISCRAVTSGNRLYVVGGYCGAQRCKTLDCYDPSSDTWSSVTTVPYSLIPTAFVSTWKYLSA; translated from the coding sequence ATGTCCGTGAGCAGCCACGAGAACCGGAAATCCCGCTCGAGCTCCGGCTCCATGAACATCCACCTCTTCCACAAACCGGGCCACGCCGACAGCCTCCTCACCCACCTCAACCTGCTCCGCAAGCGGCACCTCTTCACCGACGTGGTGCTGCGGGCGGGGAACCGGGCCTTCCACTGCCACCGCGCCGTCCTGGCCTCCTGCAGCCGCTACTTCGATGCCATGTTCAGCGGGGGCCTGAAGGAGAGCAGAGACGCCGAAGTCAACTTCCACGATTCCCTCCACCCcgaggtgctggagctgctgctggactACGCGTACTCGGCCCGGGTGCTGATTAACGAGGAGAACGCGGAGTCCTTGCTGGAGGCTGGGGACATGTTGCAGTTTCAGGACATTCGAGATGCTTCGGCTGACTTTCTGGAGAAGAATCTCTACCCTGGGAATTGCTTGAACATGTTGCTGCTGTCCGATGCCCACTGCTGCGAGCGGCTGCTGGAGCTGTCGTGGAGGATGGCGTTGGCCAACTTCACCTCGCTCTGCAAGACCGAAGACTTCCTCCGCCTGCCCAAAGAcaagctgctggagctggtggagAGCGAAGAGCTGGAGGTAGAGGATGAGACGCTGGTCTACGAAGCTGTTATAGGTTGGATCCGGTACGATTTGCCCCGACGCCACGAAGttctgccagagctgctgcgCTCCGTCCGCCTGGCCCTTCTGCCCGAGTCCTACCTGCGGAAGCAAGTGGCCTGCGAGAAGTTGGTGACCAGCCACAAGCTGGGGGAGGAGATCGTGGCCGACGCCGTACGATGCAAAATGAAGATCCTGCAAAACGACGGCCTGGTGACAGGGTGCTGTGCCCGACCCCGCAAGGTCAGCcaggccctgctgctgctcgggggcCAGACCTTCATGTGCGACAAGATTTATATGCTGGATCATAAAACCAGAGAGATCATTCCTCGTGCCGACATCCCAAGCCCTCGTAAAGAGTGCAGCGCCTGCGCCATCGGGTGCAAAGTGTACATCACCGGCGGCAAAGGCTCCGAGAACGGCGCTTCCAAAGACGTCTGGGTGTACGACACCCTCCACGACGAGTGGGCGAAAGCTGCTCCCATGCTGGTGGCGCGGTTTGGCCACGGCTCTGCTGAGCTGGACCACTGTCTGTACGTGGTGGGGGGTCACACCGCCGTGAGCGGTGCCTTCCCGGCCTCTCCCTCCGTCTCTCTCAAGCAAGTCGAACACTACGACCCGCAGCTGGACAAATGGTCCTTGGTGGCCCCTCTCCGAGAAGGTGTCAGCAACGCCGCCGTGGTGGGTGCCAAGATGAAGCTGTTTGTGTTCGGTGGCACCAGTGCCAACCAGGAGAAGCTGCCCAAGGTGCAGTGCTTCGATCCCTGCCAGAATCGCTGGACGGTGCCcgccagctgcccccagccttGGCGGTACACGGCCGCCGCCGTGGTGGGCAGCCACATCATCGTCATCGGCGGGGACACGGAGTTCTCCGCCAGCTCCGCTTACCGCTTTCACAGCGACACCTCCCAGTGGTCCAAATTCGGGGACGTCACCGCTAAGCGCATCAGCTGCCGCGCTGTTACGTCGGGGAACAGACTGTACGTGGTGGGGGGCTACTGCGGGGCTCAGCGCTGCAAAACGCTGGACTGTTACGACCCGTCGTCTGACACGTGGAGCAGCGTCACGACGGTGCCTTACTCCCTCATCCCCACCGCCTTCGTCAGCACCTGGAAGTACCTGTCTGCCTGA
- the ARRDC2 gene encoding arrestin domain-containing protein 2 isoform X1 has protein sequence MIFERLKRFFIVLEGPERDGPVAFSPGQAVSGRVVLELAAAARLGALRLRAMGAARVHWTESRSAGSSTAYTQSYSDQVEFLNHRDTLLAPPDNGEVTVLQAGRHEFPFTFQLPETLATSFEGKHGSVRYWVKAKLHRPWSTVKKAKKEFTVIEPIDINTPALLAPQAGAKEKLARAWYCNRGQVSVTAKIDRKGYTPGEVIPIFAEIDNCTSRAVVPKAAIIQTQTFIARGTKKQKKSVVTSIVGDPIAAGKREVWHGRALKIPPVGPSILQCRIIQVEYSLKVCVDIPGTSKLLLELPLVIGTIPLHPFGSRTSSVSSQYSVNLDWLSTIPEQPEAPPEYSAVVSSPEAEQSLAPPCRSELSGIVEGPFFAYIQEFRFRPPPLYSEIDPNPPSDNIRPRCMTC, from the exons ATGATTTTCGAGCGCCTTAAACGCTTCTTCATCGTGCTGGAGGGGCCGGAGCGGGACGGGCCGGTTGCGTTCAGCCCCGGGCAGGCGGTGTCGGGCCGCGTGGTGCTGgagctggcggcggcggcgcggctcGGAGCCCTGAGGCTGCGGGCGATGGGCGCTGCCCGCGTCCACTGGACCGAGTCCCGCAGCGCCGGCTCCAGCACCGCTTACACGCAGAGCTACAGCGACCAGGTGGAGTTCCTCAACCACCGCGACACGCTGCTGGCACCCCCAG ACAATGGCGAAGTCACCGTTCTGCAGGCAGGAAGGCACGAGTTCCCCTTCACCTTCCAGCTCCCCGA GACCCTGGCTACCTCCTTTGAGGGAAAGCACGGCAGCGTGCGCTACTGGGTGAAAGCCAAACTGCACAGACCCTGGTCGACAGTGAAGAAGGCAAAGAAGGAGTTCACTGTGATTGAACCCATCGACATCAACACGCCTGCGCTGCTG GCTCCCCAGGCTGGTGCTAAGGAGAAACTTGCTCGTGCCTGGTACTGCAATCGTGGCCAGGTTTCTGTGACTGCCAAGATTGACCGAAAAGGCTACACCCCAG GTGAGGTCATCCCTATCTTTGCTGAGATCGACAACTGCACAAGCCGCGCGGTGGTGCCCAAGGCGGCCATCATCCAGACTCAGACCTTCATCGCTCGGGGCaccaagaagcagaagaagTCGGTGGTGACCAGCATTGTCGGTGACCCCATTGCAGCGGGGAAGCGGGAGGTGTGGCACGGGCGGGCGCTGAAGATCCCACCCGTGGGTCCATCCATCCTCCAGTGCCGCATCATCCAGGTGGAATACTCCCTGAAG GTTTGTGTGGATATTCCTGGGACGTCCAAGCTGCTCCTCGAGCTGCCGCTCGTCATCGGAACCATCCCGCTGCATCCCTTCGGGAGCCGCACGTCCAGCGTCAGCAGCCAGTACAGCGTCAACCTGGACTGGCTGAGCACCATCCCGGAGCAGCCGGAGG ctccCCCTGAATACTCAGCAGTCGTGTCCAGCCCGGAGGctgagcagagcctggctccgcCGTGCCGCAGCGAACTCAGTGGCATCGTGGAAGGTCCCTTCTTCGCCTACATCCAGGAGTTTCGCTTCCGACCACCTCCGCTGTACTCGGAG ATTGATCCAAACCCCCCTTCAGACAACATCCGCCCGCGCTGCATGACCTGCTGA
- the PEX11G gene encoding peroxisomal membrane protein 11C, producing MAAGALRGLVAVLETYRGRDRVVRALCYGCQLAGGALAGPQAPPSGLPGSLLAVSAQLSACRTALRLFDDFAMLSYSCGYGLGPKDEDGLVRGLSVLSNLANQLYYPCEHIAWAADAGIIRVGSQKWWTLSTALWAFSLLLGILRSLRVLFQLRRKLRTSSPRSQKETKAQVKAEVLSILTDAADLSNAIHWLPPGFLWAGRFPPWLVGLLGTISSLIGIYQASGGGNSEAV from the exons ATGGCGGCGGGCGCGCTCCGCGGCCTGGTCGCGGTGCTCGAGACCTACCGCGGCCGCGACCGGGTG GTCCGCGCGCTGTGCTATGGCTGCCAGCTGGCGGGCGGGGCGCTGGCCGGGCCACAGGCCCCACCGTCTGGGCTGCCCGGGAGCCTCCTGGCCGTGTCGGCCCAGCTGAGCGCCTGCCGCACGGCCCTGCGCCTCTTCGACGACTTCGCCATGCTCAGCTACAGCTGCGGCTACGGGCTGGGCCCCAAG GACGAGGACGGCCTGGTGCGGGGGCTGTCGGTGCTCTCCAACCTGGCCAACCAGCTCTACTACCCCTGCGAGCACATCGCGTGGGCGGCTGACGCCGGCATCATCCGTGTCGGCTCTCAGAAGTGGTGGACCCTGAGCACGGCGCTCTGGgccttctccctgctcctgggCATCCTGCG ATCTCTGAGAGTCTTGTTCCAGTTAAGAAGAAAGCTGAG GACGTCTTCACCTCGGAGTCAAAAGGAAACGAAAGCCCAAGTGAAGGCTGAAGTTTTGAGCATCCTCACAGACGCGGCAGATCTCTCCAACGCAATCCACTGGCTGCCTCCGGGATTTCTTTGGGCCGGACGCTTTCCTCCGTGGTTAGTAGGTCTCCTGGGGACCATATCTTCCCTAATTGGTATCTACCAAGCATCTGGAGGAGGAAATTCCGAAGCTGTATAA
- the SAXO5 gene encoding stabilizer of axonemal microtubules 5, with protein MAASAVPAVPVPLIPAPLTGMPFLKASHFQLGNDRRAPASAWQPWSHSQFPPLRGVFRPAPVPLCSSGQVLSSGWGDSRDTCSETRQAFPERPPQPVTRPATPKSHVRMHTDPRIRVLTPTTKESFPCHPTPPRKPHTPTPNQQKDNMPRGDREKISLPPSNYAFSYPAYEIQPPARPWRSQRGRVPPIEGDGQSYYTTSYQAQFKGEWSPAAKPSVKGTSVKLGDPRSSGFISEQKHAYGAPDERTHSVYDKEHAASQIHHTNMQLGDGRNRFSTLTSEFFPARNIEPITIARPNQYASSIPRGDEDPERNQALATTTQLSYPEADRWNLAPKPDLLPLKYRSSVCLGDEASGSPSFSTTQQSHYQPPSQSQRVTADSRSHRKSHIPFDYHNESSISTMKATLVPHRQQKQRFPEDKLQQLKCSHLELPWKVPDLFRTEHKDNFTPKSRDPAEIQKAECQVSSVPLGTLKGYRPRRKILMQLQPQKVKLAFGVRVFAF; from the exons ATGGCGGCCAGCGCGGTGCCGGCCGTGCCCGTGCCCCTCATCCCCGCGCCCCTCACGGGCATGCCCTTCCTGAAAGCGTCCCACTTCCAGCTGGGGAACGACCGCCGGGCGCCGGCGAGCGCCTGGCAGCCATGGTCTCACAGCCAGTTCCCCCCTTTGCGGGGGGTTTTCAGGCCGGCGCCAGTCCCGCTGTGCAGCAGCGGGCAGGTGCTGAGCTCGGGCtggggggacagcagggacacCTGCTCAGAAACTCGCCAGGCATTTCCAGAGAGGCCCCCGCAGCCCGTCACCCGGCCTGCGACCCCCAAGTCGCATGTCCGTATGCACACGGACCCCCGCATCCGCGTCCTCACCCCGACGACGAAGGAGAGCTTCCCCTGTCACCCCACCCCCCCTCGGAAAccccacacacccacccccAACCAGCAGAAGGATAATATGCCTCgtggagacagagagaaaataagtcTCCCTCCATCCAACTACGCCTTCTCGTACCCAGCGTATGAGATCCAGCCTCCTGCCAGGCCATGGCGCTCGCAAAGGG GACGTGTTCCCCCTATTGAAGGGGATGGACAGTCCTATTACACCACTTCTTACCAAGCGCAGTTTAAGGGTGAATGGAGTCCAGCTGCAAAGCCAAGTGTAAAG GGCACGTCTGTTAAACTTGGGGATCCCAGAAGCAGCGGATTTATCAGCGAGCAGAAACATGCCTACGGCGCCCCAGACGAGAGGACACACAG TGTCTATGACAAGGAACATGCTGCCTCCCAGATCCACCACACGAACATGCAGCTGGGGGATGGTCGCAACAGATTCTCCACCTTGACGTCGGAGTTCTTCCCAGCGCGCAACATAG AGCCTATAACTATTGCCCGTCCAAACCAATATGCCTCATCCATCCCCAGAGGCGATGAAGACCCTGAGAGGAATCAAGCGTTGGCAACTACTACCCAGCTCTCCTACCCAGAG gctgacagGTGGAACCTCGCCCCGAAGCCTGACTTGCTACCGCTGAAGTACCGAAGCAGCGTCTGCTTGGGAGATGAGGCTTCAGGCTCCCCTTCCTTCAGCACAACGCAGCAGTCACACTACCAGCCGCCCTCCCAGAGCCAGAGGGTGACGGCAGACAGCAGGAGCCACCGCAAGAGCCACATCCCCTTCGACTACCACA ATGAAAGTTCTATCTCAACCATGAAGGCCACGCTGGTCCCACACAGACAGCAGAAACAACGATTCCCTGAAGACAAGCTACAGCAG cTCAAATGCTCACACCTGGAGCTACCCTGGAAGGTACCGGACCTCTTCAGGACTGAGCACAAAGACAACTTCACGCCCAAGTCTAGAGACCCAGCAGAAATCCAAAAGGCAGAATGCCAAGTGAGCTCCGTCCCCCTGGGGACCCTGAAAGGATACCGTCCCCGGAGGAA GATTTTGATGCAACTTCAGCCACAGAAAGTAAAACTGGCTTTTGGGGTGAGAGtctttgctttctaa
- the ARRDC2 gene encoding arrestin domain-containing protein 2 isoform X2 has protein sequence MQPPGRVRSLVVELDVGRAWGAYGSGELLHGRVRLELRGALRLRALEVCACGRATAHWLESRSVGLNTIYRDYTAYQTFLHRRCQLIPDNGEVTVLQAGRHEFPFTFQLPETLATSFEGKHGSVRYWVKAKLHRPWSTVKKAKKEFTVIEPIDINTPALLAPQAGAKEKLARAWYCNRGQVSVTAKIDRKGYTPGEVIPIFAEIDNCTSRAVVPKAAIIQTQTFIARGTKKQKKSVVTSIVGDPIAAGKREVWHGRALKIPPVGPSILQCRIIQVEYSLKVCVDIPGTSKLLLELPLVIGTIPLHPFGSRTSSVSSQYSVNLDWLSTIPEQPEAPPEYSAVVSSPEAEQSLAPPCRSELSGIVEGPFFAYIQEFRFRPPPLYSEIDPNPPSDNIRPRCMTC, from the exons ATGCAGCCCCCGGGGCGTGTGCGGAGCTTGGTGGTGGAGCTGGACGTGGGGCGAGCTTGGGGCGCCTACGGCAGCGGGGAGCTGCTGCACGGCCGGGTGCGGCTGGAGCTACGGGGCGCGCTGCGGCTGCGGGCGCTGGAGGTGTGCGCTTGCGGGCGTGCCACCGCGCACTGGCTGGAGAGCCGCAGCGTGGGGCTCAACACCATCTACCGCGACTACACAGCCTACCAGACCTTCCTGCACCGCCGCTGCCAGCTCATCCCCG ACAATGGCGAAGTCACCGTTCTGCAGGCAGGAAGGCACGAGTTCCCCTTCACCTTCCAGCTCCCCGA GACCCTGGCTACCTCCTTTGAGGGAAAGCACGGCAGCGTGCGCTACTGGGTGAAAGCCAAACTGCACAGACCCTGGTCGACAGTGAAGAAGGCAAAGAAGGAGTTCACTGTGATTGAACCCATCGACATCAACACGCCTGCGCTGCTG GCTCCCCAGGCTGGTGCTAAGGAGAAACTTGCTCGTGCCTGGTACTGCAATCGTGGCCAGGTTTCTGTGACTGCCAAGATTGACCGAAAAGGCTACACCCCAG GTGAGGTCATCCCTATCTTTGCTGAGATCGACAACTGCACAAGCCGCGCGGTGGTGCCCAAGGCGGCCATCATCCAGACTCAGACCTTCATCGCTCGGGGCaccaagaagcagaagaagTCGGTGGTGACCAGCATTGTCGGTGACCCCATTGCAGCGGGGAAGCGGGAGGTGTGGCACGGGCGGGCGCTGAAGATCCCACCCGTGGGTCCATCCATCCTCCAGTGCCGCATCATCCAGGTGGAATACTCCCTGAAG GTTTGTGTGGATATTCCTGGGACGTCCAAGCTGCTCCTCGAGCTGCCGCTCGTCATCGGAACCATCCCGCTGCATCCCTTCGGGAGCCGCACGTCCAGCGTCAGCAGCCAGTACAGCGTCAACCTGGACTGGCTGAGCACCATCCCGGAGCAGCCGGAGG ctccCCCTGAATACTCAGCAGTCGTGTCCAGCCCGGAGGctgagcagagcctggctccgcCGTGCCGCAGCGAACTCAGTGGCATCGTGGAAGGTCCCTTCTTCGCCTACATCCAGGAGTTTCGCTTCCGACCACCTCCGCTGTACTCGGAG ATTGATCCAAACCCCCCTTCAGACAACATCCGCCCGCGCTGCATGACCTGCTGA